The Syntrophorhabdus sp. genomic sequence GGGAGGTAAGAGAGGATGAGTTCAGAAGGCCAATTCAAACCGAAGATGCTGGGTATCATATGCAACTGGTGCTGCTATGGCGGGGCGGACCTTTGTGGGGTCTCCCGTTTTCAATACCCCACGTACATACGATTGATACGGGTGATGTGCTCCGGAAGGGTCGACCTCAAGCACATACTCCTCGCTTTCGCGAACGGAGTGGACGGGATGTTCGTCGGCGGCTGCCACATAAACGACTGCCATTATAATCCCGAGGGGAATTACGACGCCATGAGCATGGTGAACCTCTGCAGGAAGCTCCTCGAACACATCGGCATAAACCCGAAGAGACTGCGCCTCGAATGGGTCTCCGCAGGCGAGGGCATCCGCTTTGCCAACATCATGAACGAGTTCGCCCGGGAGATAGAGGAATTGGGGCCTCTCGGAAAGAGCGAGGGGCTGGAGACGGCGGAACTCAACGCGCGGATCGAGAGGATCGCGAAACTCGTCCCCTATATAAAGCTGGAGAAAATGAAGAAGCTCGCCCTCCACGACATAAACGAGGATTACACGAAGCTCTACACCTCCGAGGAGATAGAGAGCCTTATCCGGGAGGCACCATCGTACTGGATCGATCCGGACAGATGTCAGGCCTGCATGACCTGCGCCCGGAGATGCCCGGCGGACGCGATCATCAGCGCGAAGAGCCAGGTCCACGTGATCGATCAGGACAAATGCATCCGGTGCGGGACGTGCCTTACGGCCTGTCCGTCCAAATTCGGCGCCGTGACGAAGCTCGTGGGCAAACCCGTTCCACCGCCTCTTCCCGAAGAGAAGAGGGCCATAGTCAGAAAGGGAAAGGAAGGCGCAGGGGAAAACAGCCCGGTTGCCGGCTGAAAGGCCATCAGGGGTTTGCAGCACATGTCCGAATACATAGACGCGAAAGGTCTGGGTTGCGCTGAGCCGGTCCTCCTTGCCAGGCGATCCATCGAACTCAATGACGAGACCACGATCATCGTGGACACCCGGGAATCTCTGGAGAACATTCGGGTCCTGGCCAGGCACACGGGGTGTTCGATTGAGGTCGCCGAGGAACCGGGAGGCATCTACTCGATAACGTTGAAGAAAAAACCGGACACGGCGGGCTACGCCCGCGAGTCCCAGCAGAGTGCCAACAAAAGGAACGACGAGTGATGACATATTCAGACCAGCCGATTCCCGGGTCCGCCGACGAAGGGCCGGAGGAATTCACCGGTAACCGCACCGTCTGCGGTATCTGCAGCGGCACGTGCGGAATGATGCTCAAACTGGAGAACGGGCAGCTCTCCGCCATTGAAGGCGATCACGACCACCCGGTAAGCAGGGGACATATCTGTCCCAAGGGACGCGCCCTGCCGGAAATGTTCAGAACGCCTGACCGGCTGCGGCACCCGGTCAGGAAGGTGGGGCCCGGCGCCTGGGAAGAGGTATCGTGGGAGGAGGCCTTCGCGGTCCTTTCGGAAAAGCTGGACGGAATACGAAGGAAATACGGCCCCGAGGCACTGGCGGTCCACGTGGGACACGCGGGAGTGGGGAAGGAATTTCTGCCCTACGCCGAACGCTTCTGCGCCCTCTACGGCACACCCAATTTCTCGACCTGCGGCAGCCATTGCTACGAATCAAAATCAATGGCCAACATGGTCACCTTCGGCAAGATGCCGATCGGTGATTACGCGCGGAGCAAATGCATCGTCCTGTGGGGGAAGAACCCGGGTTCATCCGCCCCTTCTTTCGTCAACGAGATCGCCGAGGCAAGAAAACGGGGATGCGCGCTCATCGTCATAGACCCGAGAAGGACGCCTCTCGCCGAAAAGGCGGACCTGCATCTCCAGGTAAGGCCGGGCACGGACGGCGCCCTGGCTCTGAGCCTTCTTCACCTGATAGTCCAGGAACACCTCTACGACAAGGACTTTGTCGAAAGATGGACGGTCGGTTTTGACGCTCTTTGTCACGCTGTTGATGCCTATCCGCCGGAGGAGGTGGAGAGGATCACGGGCATACCGGCGGGACGGGTACGAAAGGCGGCCCGGCTTTACGCGTCGGCACCGGCCGCCTGCATATCCCTGGGCGTGGCTGTTGAACTGAGCACAAACGGTTTTCAGGCCGCCCGCGGCATCGCCGCTCTTCAGGCTATCACAGGCAATCTCGATATCGCCGGCGGGGCCGTCTTCCTCAATGAGGCACCGCTGTCGGACCTGCAACTGATGCCGGGCAGCGGAGTGAAACAGGCTATCGGTGCCGATGAATACCCGTTGTTCCACAAGGTCTCGCGAAACGCGCAGGCAAATCTTTACGCTCGGGCCATCCTGGAGGAAAAACCCTATCCTTTGAAGGGCCTCGTCGTGGCCGGAAGCAACCCCGTGCTCACCTGGCCCAATTCAGGCCGGGTCCGGGAGGCGCTGTCAAGGCTTGAATTCCTGGCCGTGATCGATCCTGTCATGACGGCAACGGCACGCGCGGCTCATCTCGTCCTCCCCTGCGCGTCCTTTCTCGGGGGCCATGAGCTGTGGGAGAGTTCCCATATCTCCCTCGAACCCCGTATCGGGCTCGCCCCGAAGATATGCAATGACGGGGGATTGCCCACACACTGGGAAATATGGAGAGAGATCGCGGTCCGCATGGGCCATTCGGATTCTTTTCCCTGGAGGACGGAGGAAGAGGCCATCACCTTCAGGCTGAAGGCCCTGGAACTCACCTGTGATGACCTGAGAGACATGCCGGAAGGTTACCCCTATCACCGCTGGACAGCGAAGAAATACGAAAAGGAAGGCTTCAATACGGATTCAGGCAAGGTCGAGATCTATTCGGGCCTGCTCAGGCGCCACGATTACGACCCGGTCCCCACCTATGCCGAACCCGCCGAGAGCCCCCTTTCGACCCCGGATGTCGCGTCCCGGTTCCCCCTTGTGCTCACAACGGGCGCCCGAAGGCTCGAATACCTCCATTCCCGCTTCCGCAATGTCGCCTCGCTGCGGACCCGCGTCCCGGAGCCGTACGTCGAGATCCATCCTTCCACAGCGGAAAGTCTCGGGGTGAAGGATGGCGACATGGTCCTCGTCGAGACATTAAGAGGGAGCATCGAGGTCAGGGCAAAGCGGACTCCGTCAATACTCGCCGGTGTTATCTCCATGTCTCACGGTTGGGATGAAGCCAACGCGAATGTGCTCACCGACGACGCGTGTCTCGACCCTGTCAGCGGATTCCCCGGCGGACGCTGTCTTCTTGCCCGGATCGTGCGACGCTGACACCCCCTGACCACCCCCGCCCGCACAAAGCTTGACATCTCCAAGTCCATTCAGTTACATTATCTCACAAATAACTGTAAAGACTATGTTCAGAACAACAAACATATTCATTCCATTGGGCTGAGCAGTGTACCGGGGGCCCGGGCGGTTCCCCGTCACAACGGTGCTCGCGGTTTCCCCACCTTAGATCTTCGAATGACCTCCTCAAAGGGTCCGGTGCGGGTATCCGCGGCCGGATCTTTTATTTTCAGGAGGTTTTCATGTCAGATTACACACAGATGTGGTCGGATCTCGGCCTTGACCTCAAGGGCCATGACGCGCTCCTGTCCGTCCTTGGCGGCGCGTATCAGGACATCTTCCTTTCCCAGAAGAACCGGCCTGAGGGGATGAAATACTTCGACTTCGTGATGAGCGAGGTGCACGGCCTCAGGATCAAAGAACTCATGGACGCGAAGGCTGAGGGCCGCATCGTTGTGGGTTCCTACTGTGTTTTCGTACCCGAGGAGCTTATCCTCGCGGTGGACGGTGTGTCCGTCGGTCTCTGCGCGGGAGCGGAGTTCAACTTCGAGGGCGCCGAGGAGGTGGTCCCCAGGAATCTCTGCCCGCTGATCAAGTCCGCCTTCGGTTTCAAGCGGGGCCTCGTGTGCCCCTACCTCGAGGCGAGCGATATCGTCGTCGGCGAGAACACCTGTGACGGCAAGAAGAAGTCCTACGAGGTCCTCGGACCCATGGTGAAGGACCTCCATATCATGGACCTGCCCCAGATGAAAAGCGGTCCCGGGAGAGCACTTCTCAAGGAAGAGTACGCAAGGTTCGTCACAAGGCTCGAAGAGAAGAGCGGACGGAAGGTCACCGTCGAAAGCCTGAAACAAGGCATAGCGACCGTGAACGCCAAGAGACAGGCCGTGAAGCGCCTCGCCGAGCTGCGCAAGGCCGACCCCGCCCCGATCTCCGGCCTCGACGCGCTTCTCGTCAACCAGATCTTCTTCTACGACGATCCGGCGCGCTTCACCGCTTCCGTCAACGCCCTCTGCGATGAGCTTGAGGAGCGCGTGAAGAAGGGCGAAGGAGTGCTCCCGAAGGGAACGCCCCGCCTTGTCATCTCGGGATGCCCCATGGCGGTACCCAACTGGAAGGTCCCGTTCATCGTTGAAACCAGCGGGGCCGTGATCGTGGCCGAAGAATCCTGTGTGGGGGAACGCGGTACGAGGTGGCTCACCGAGACGCAGGGTTCCACCCTGCCGGAGATGCTCGACGCGATCACCGAACGCTACTTCAACATCGATTGCGCCGTCTTCACGCCGAATCCCTCCCGCGTTGACCACGTCGGGGACATGTTCGGCAGGTACGGCGCCCGTGGCGTTATCCATTACAGCCTCCAGTTCTGC encodes the following:
- a CDS encoding hydrogenase iron-sulfur subunit, whose translation is MSSEGQFKPKMLGIICNWCCYGGADLCGVSRFQYPTYIRLIRVMCSGRVDLKHILLAFANGVDGMFVGGCHINDCHYNPEGNYDAMSMVNLCRKLLEHIGINPKRLRLEWVSAGEGIRFANIMNEFAREIEELGPLGKSEGLETAELNARIERIAKLVPYIKLEKMKKLALHDINEDYTKLYTSEEIESLIREAPSYWIDPDRCQACMTCARRCPADAIISAKSQVHVIDQDKCIRCGTCLTACPSKFGAVTKLVGKPVPPPLPEEKRAIVRKGKEGAGENSPVAG
- a CDS encoding preprotein translocase subunit TatB; this translates as MSEYIDAKGLGCAEPVLLARRSIELNDETTIIVDTRESLENIRVLARHTGCSIEVAEEPGGIYSITLKKKPDTAGYARESQQSANKRNDE
- a CDS encoding molybdopterin-dependent oxidoreductase, whose translation is MTYSDQPIPGSADEGPEEFTGNRTVCGICSGTCGMMLKLENGQLSAIEGDHDHPVSRGHICPKGRALPEMFRTPDRLRHPVRKVGPGAWEEVSWEEAFAVLSEKLDGIRRKYGPEALAVHVGHAGVGKEFLPYAERFCALYGTPNFSTCGSHCYESKSMANMVTFGKMPIGDYARSKCIVLWGKNPGSSAPSFVNEIAEARKRGCALIVIDPRRTPLAEKADLHLQVRPGTDGALALSLLHLIVQEHLYDKDFVERWTVGFDALCHAVDAYPPEEVERITGIPAGRVRKAARLYASAPAACISLGVAVELSTNGFQAARGIAALQAITGNLDIAGGAVFLNEAPLSDLQLMPGSGVKQAIGADEYPLFHKVSRNAQANLYARAILEEKPYPLKGLVVAGSNPVLTWPNSGRVREALSRLEFLAVIDPVMTATARAAHLVLPCASFLGGHELWESSHISLEPRIGLAPKICNDGGLPTHWEIWREIAVRMGHSDSFPWRTEEEAITFRLKALELTCDDLRDMPEGYPYHRWTAKKYEKEGFNTDSGKVEIYSGLLRRHDYDPVPTYAEPAESPLSTPDVASRFPLVLTTGARRLEYLHSRFRNVASLRTRVPEPYVEIHPSTAESLGVKDGDMVLVETLRGSIEVRAKRTPSILAGVISMSHGWDEANANVLTDDACLDPVSGFPGGRCLLARIVRR
- a CDS encoding 2-hydroxyacyl-CoA dehydratase; its protein translation is MSDYTQMWSDLGLDLKGHDALLSVLGGAYQDIFLSQKNRPEGMKYFDFVMSEVHGLRIKELMDAKAEGRIVVGSYCVFVPEELILAVDGVSVGLCAGAEFNFEGAEEVVPRNLCPLIKSAFGFKRGLVCPYLEASDIVVGENTCDGKKKSYEVLGPMVKDLHIMDLPQMKSGPGRALLKEEYARFVTRLEEKSGRKVTVESLKQGIATVNAKRQAVKRLAELRKADPAPISGLDALLVNQIFFYDDPARFTASVNALCDELEERVKKGEGVLPKGTPRLVISGCPMAVPNWKVPFIVETSGAVIVAEESCVGERGTRWLTETQGSTLPEMLDAITERYFNIDCAVFTPNPSRVDHVGDMFGRYGARGVIHYSLQFCQPYLVESGPVEAALEGSGIPVLRLETDYSQEDMGQLKTRIEAFVERIHQG